A genomic window from Lineus longissimus chromosome 17, tnLinLong1.2, whole genome shotgun sequence includes:
- the LOC135500991 gene encoding collagen alpha-2(I) chain-like has protein sequence MERSTGVTGSSGSKGDTGATGVTGAKGDKGEKGEVGASGVTGAQGATGVTGAKGNVGDTGVTGDTGVTGNTGVTGAKGDLGPTGVTGSTGQKGEVGVGVAGVTGAKGMIGNTGVTGSKGDTGEKGDTGVTGVDGDTGVTGSKGGVGEKGEVGAVGVTGSKGDTGVTGAKGNTGVTGAKGEIGATGVTGSTGNTGVTGAKGEKGNLGDTGVTGAKGRTGDTGVTGAKGNGGVTGSKGDTGSSGVTGDTGVTGSKGSKGEVGSTGVTGSTGEKGVNGDTGVTGATGQKGEGGQTGNVGVTGSKGDTGVTGSKGVIGDTGVTGSKGSTGEKGDIGVTGAKGDIGVTGSKGEKGEGAVGVTGATGVTGATGGKGEVGATGVTGAKGTLGDTGVTGVKGDKGDTGQNGASGDTGVTGSKGDTGVTGAKGETGNKGDTGVTGSKGDTGSTGVTGSKGETGSTGVTGSKGDTGVTGSKGNTGVTGAKGITGDTGVTGAKGDTGVTGVDGDTGVTGSKGEVGSTGVTGAKGRTGDTGVTGSKGNTGDTGVTGSKGDTGVTGAKGEVGNTGVTGSTGQKGEGGQKGQTGDTGVTGSKGDTGVTGSKGTTGDTGVTGSTGQKGDDGQKGQTGDTGVTGSKGDTGVTGSKGETGDTGVTGSTGQKGGTGQKGETGNTGVTGAQGSTGVTGASGAKGNTGDTGVTGAKGNTGVTGAKGEVGAVGVTGNTGVTGAKGEIGNTGVTGSKGDTGVTGSKGDTGVTGAKGETGTTGVTGSKGSIGATGVTGAGGDTGVTGAKGSTGSTGITGAKGNTGVTGSKGATGVTGAKGELGDTGITGAKGSTGVTGSKGDIGNTGVTGAVGSTGVTGSKGSTGVTGSKGDLGPTGVTGATGVTGATGAVGVTGNTGVTGAKGSTGVTGAKGATGSTGVTGSKGDTGTTGAKGSTGSTGVTGSVGATGVTGAKGSTGSTGVTGVDGNTGVTGAKGSKGELGETGVTGAKGSTGVTGAKGDTGAVGITGAKGATGAKGETGDTGVTGSKGSKGEIGDTGVTGSKGGTGAAGVTGNTGVTGSKGDKGEKGELGAVGVTGAKGSTGAVGVTGSNGAKGETGDTGVTGAQGATGVTGSKGATGVTGGTGNKGVSGDTGVTGATGVTGAKGATGAVGVTGAKGRTGDTGVTGSKGDTGVTGVDGNTGVTGAKGDVGNTGVTGVRGETGVTGSKGEKGSDGATGVTGSNGQKGETGATGVTGAKGAGGTKGEKGGTGAAGVTGATGVTGAKGDTGVTGSKGDDGAVGVTGATGITGVDGDTGVTGSKGETGSKGDTGVTGSKGGIGATGVTGAKGGTGSQGATGVTGAKGATGVQGATGVTGSKGDNGAAGVTGATGVTGVDGDIGVTGAKGETGSIGNTGVTGAKGATGTKGDTGATGVTGAKGATGEKGGVGTTGVTGAKGDQGVTGAKGAVGDTGVTGATGATGVTGSKGDTGATGVTGAKGDVGVTGATGVTGAKGNTGSQGVKGETGAGFQGFDDVDECATSNGGCHQRCVDTYYGHYCACNAGYDLEEFDGTTIVDHGGVTRYWNSGVPTNCTDPQYYNCYDTFNGYICVCYFEENYYSLNGTQCANKNECLVDNGGCEHSCTDNEGSYTCSCDDGFTLADDKRGCIDLNECANYNGGCSDGCINTVGSFHCTCVIGYHSVGIAGTDCDAINECDYDNGGCMHTCTDNVDGYICTCDSGFTLSSDNHGCDDTNECDTDNGGCTDGCINTVGGFHCQCQVGFKWFKISGSNCSAVDECSFNNGGCAHTCTETEAGFSCSCLTGYNITDDLRTCKDVDECAVNNESCAAETLCVNTPGGFSCIEISIESVAKIFFRSLGQKSNAESELVQDLEEKVSALSTSHTTGIIWIVILSLALVTVGAISFGRWRKDCGKKSSNSETSSNLDNWDTSSNPEALQEQAETSLEGVFVDANSADPDSTNL, from the exons ATGGAAC GCAGTACTGGTGTAACTGGTTCCTCGGGTAGCAAGGGTGATACCGGTGCTACTGGTGTCACCGGAGCGAAAGGAGACAAAGGCGAGAAGGGAGAGGTCGGCGCAAGCGGTGTGACTGGAGCACAAGGTGCTACTGGTGTGACGGGAGCAAAGGGTAATGTCGGTGACACTGGTGTCACAGGCGACACGGGTGTGACTGGCAATACTGGAGTTACCGGCGCCAAGGGTGACCTTGGTCCCACTGGTGTTACTGGAAGTACAGGACAAAAAGGAGAAGTCGGTGTCGGAGTTGCTGGAGTCACGGGTGCAAAGGGAATGATAGGAAATACAGGTGTGACTGGATCCAAAGGCGACACGGGCGAGAAAGGTGATACTGGTGTCACTGGTGTTGACGGCGATACTGGTGTCACTGGGTCCAAGGGAGGCGTGGGCGAGAAAGGAGAAGTCGGAGCAGTTGGTGTCACTGGGTCCAAGG GTGACACTGGTGTGACTGGAGCGAAgggcaacactggagttactgGAGCTAAAGGTGAAATAGGCGCTACCGGCGTCACTGGATCAACGGGCAACACTGGAGTAACGGGAGCCAAGGGCGAAAAGGGGAATCTCGGAGATACTGGCGTGACTGGTGCCAAGGGTCGGACTGGCGATACTGGAGTTACTGGAGCTAAGGGAAACGGGGGCGTAACTG GTTCAAAAGGAGACACGGGCAGTTCCGGTGTTACTGGCGATACTGGTGTAACTGGTTCCAAAGGCAGTAAAGGGGAGGTTGGCTCAACAGGGGTTACTGGATCAACGGGAGAAAAAGGAGTTAACGGCGACACCGGTGTCACTGGAGCCACGGGCCAGAAGGGAGAGGGTGGACAAACGGGCAACGTCGGTGTTACCGGCAGCAAGGGTGACACTGGAGTGACAGGCTCAAAGGGAGTGATTG gtgaCACTGGAGTAACTGGCTCAAAGGGTTCAACTGGGGAAAAGGGAGATATCGGAGTCACTGGTGCCAAAGGGGATATTGGTGTCACTGGTTCAAAAGGTGAAAAGGGAGAAGGTGCCGTAGGTGTAACTGGTGCTACTGGCGTCACTGGTGCTACTGGCGGGAAAGGAGAAGTCGGAGCAACGGGTGTCACTGGGGCCAAGGGTACCTTGGGAGATACTGGTGTTACAGGAGTGAAGGGCGACAAAGGGGACACTGGACAGAATGGTGCCAGCGGTGATACTGGTGTTACTGGTTCTAAGGGTGATACTGGTGTAACTGGCGCAAAGGGTGAGACAGGTAATAAAGGTGACACTGGCGTCACAGGCAGTAAGGGTGACACAGGATCAACTGGAGTAACTGGCTCTAAAGGTGAAACAGGCAGTACTGGAGTCACTGGTTCCAAAGGCGACACTGGCGTTACTGGATCAAAGGGCAATACTGGTGTTACCGGTGCCAAGGGAATCACCGGAGACACAGGTGTAACTGGAGCCAAGGGCGATACTGGTGTCACAGGCGTTGATGGTGATACTGGTGTCACTGGATCAAAGGGAGAGGTTGGATCTACTGGTGTTACAGGAGCCAAGGGCCGGACAGGAGACACTGGTGTTACAGGATCAAAGGGTAATACTGGTGATACTGGAGTTACCGGTTCCAAGGGAGACACAGGCGTCACTGGTGCCAAAGGAGAAGTCGGAAATACAGGTGTCACAGGAAGTACGGGACAGAAAGGAGAAGGTGGGCAGAAAGGACAGACCGGTGACACAGGtgtcactggttccaagggtgATACTGGAGTAACAGGTTCGAAGGGAACAACCGGTGATACAGGTGTTACTGGAAGTACGGGCCAGAAAGGAGATGATGGCCAGAAAGGACAGACTGGCGACACAGGtgtcactggttccaagggcGACACCGGAGTAACAGGTTCCAAGGGAGAAACTGGTGACACAGGTGTAACTGGAAGTACAGGTCAAAAAGGCGGAACAGGACAGAAAGGAGAAACGGGCAATACTGGAGTTACTGGTGCACAGGGCAGCACGGGAGTCACAGGAGCATCTGGAGCTAAAGGCAACACTGGTGACACAGGTGTGACAGGAGCCAAGGGCAATACAGGAGTTACTGGTGCAAAGGGAGAGGTCGGTGCAGTCGGTGTGACTGGTAACACTGGTGTTACTGGAGCAAAGGGTGAAATAGGAAATACTGGGGTAACTGGATCCAAGGGTGATACTGGtgtcactggttccaagggcGACACTGGTGTGACCGGAGCTAAGGGTGAAACTGGTACTACTGGTGTCACAGGATCCAAGGGTTCAATAGGTGCAACTGGTGTGACTGGAGCAGGTGGTGATACTGGCGTCACGGGTGCCAAAGGTAGCACTGGTTCAACAGGTATTACTGGTGCTAAAGGAAACACCGGGGTTACTGGTAGCAAAGGGGCGACTGGTGTTACTGGAGCAAAAGGTGAACTTGGTGATACTGGTATCACTGGAGCCAAGGGATCTACTGGTGTTACAGGATCAAAAGGAGACATTGGTAATACTGGTGTCACTGGAGCCGTGGGCAGTACTGGTGTTACTGGAAGTAAAGGTTCTACCGGTGTCACTGGGTCTAAAGGTGACCTTGGACCAACTGGCGTTACTGGCGCCACGGGTGTAACAGGTGCAACGGGAGCCGTCGGTGTAACAGGTAATACTGGTGTAACTGGTGCCAAAGGCTCAACTGGAGTGACAGGTGCAAAAGGTGCAACCGGGTCAACTGGTGTTACCGGATCAAAGGGTGATACTGGTACTACAGGAGCAAAGGGTTCAACAGGTTCAACTGGGGTTACTGGATCAGTTGGTGCTACCGGTGTTACTGGTGCCAAGGGTTCAACTGGCTCTACCGGTGTTACTGGAGTAGATGGCAATACTGGTGTTACAGGAGCAAAGGGATCCAAAGGTGAACTTGGGGAAACTGGCGTAACCGGAGCTAAAGGTTCAACTGGAGTAACTGGGGCTAAGGGTGACACTGGTGCTGTTGGAATAACTGGTGCCAAGGGTGCAACTGGTGCTAAGGGTGAGACTGGAGATACTGGTGTAACAGGTTCCAAAGGAAGCAAAGGTGAAATTGGAGATACTGGCGTTACTGGGTCTAAAGGTGGTACTGGGGCGGCTGGTGTGACTGGTAACACTGGAGTCACTGGCTCCAAGGGTGATAAAGGCGAGAAGGGAGAACTTGGTGCCGTTGGTGTGACTGGAGCAAAGGGAAGCACTGGAGCAGTCGGTGTCACTGGTTCAAATGGTGCCAAGGGAGAAACCGGTGATACTGGAGTGACCGGAGCACAGGGTGCCACTGGTGTTACAGGTTCAAAAGGTGCAACTGGCGTCACTGGTGGTACTGGAAACAAAGGCGTTTCAGGTGACACAGGAGTCACTGGTGCAACTGGTGTTACAGGCGCGAAAGGTGCAACGGGTGCGGTTGGTGTTACAGGAGCGAAGGGCAGAACAGGAGACACTGGCGTGACAGGATCGAAGGGTGACACTGGGGTAACTGGAGTGGATGGTAATACCGGAGTCACTGGAGCAAAGGGAGATGTTGGCAATACTGGCGTGACTGGTGTCCGAGGTGAAACTG GAGTGACTGGTTCCAAAGGTGAAAAGGGATCTGACGGAGCAACTGGCGTTACTGGTTCCAATGGACAAAAGGGAGAAACTGGGGCAACTGGCGTGACTGGCGCTAAAGGTGCTGGAGGAACCAAGGGTGAAAAGGGTGGTACAGGAGCTGCTGGGGTAACTGGTGCAACTGGCGTAACAGGTGCCAAAGGCGACACTGGTGTCACTGGTTCAAAGGGAGATGACGGTGCAGTCGGAGTCACTGGTGCAACTGGCATTACTGGCGTTGATGGTGACACCGGTGTAACTGGATCCAAGGGAGAAACTGGTAGCAAAGGAGATACTGGCGTGACCGGATCTAAGGGAGGAATTGGTGCAACTGGTGTCACTGGAGCTAAGGGAGGCACGGGTAGCCAAGGTGCAACTGGAGTGACAGGTGCTAAAGGGGCAACTGGTGTTCAAGGCGCAACTGGTGTCACTGGTTCGAAGGGAGATAACGGTGCGGCTGGTGTCACTGGTGCAACTGGTGTGACTGGCGTTGATGGTGACATTGGTGTGACTGGAGCCAAGGGAGAGACCGGTAGCATTGGAAACACTGGTGTGACTGGTGCGAAGGGAGCGACTGGCACCAAAGGAGATACCGGTGCGACAGGAGTGACAGGAGCCAAGGGAGCAACCGGAGAAAAGGGTGGAGTTGGTACAACTGGCGTGACTGGAGCAAAAGGCGATCAAG GTGTCACAGGAGCCAAGGGCGCAGTTGGAGACACTGGCGTGACCGGGGCAACTGGCGCCACTGGTGTTACGGGAAGCAAGGGTGACACTGGTGCAACGGGCGTTACAGGAGCCAAAGGAGACGTTGGTGTAACTGGCGCCACTGGTGTTACTGGTGCAAAGGGCAACACGGGTTCGCAGGGTGTCAAGGGAGAAACGGGAGCCGGCTTTCAGGGATTTGATG ACGTAGACGAATGCGCCACTAGTAACGGAGGTTGTCACCAGCGTTGCGTTGACACCTACTATGGCCATTATTGTGCCTGTAACGCTGGCTACGACTTGGAAGAATTCGATGGAACCACGATAGTCGATCACGGTGGTGTGACGCGCTACTGGAATTCTGGAGTTCCTACAAATTGTACTGACC CCCAATACTACAACTGTTACGACACATTCAATGGATATATATGTGTTTGCTACTTCGAAGAGAACTATTACTCCCTCAATGGAACTCAGTGTGCAA ACAAGAACGAATGCCTCGTAGATAATGGCGGCTGCGAACACAGCTGTACAGATAATGAAGGCAGTTACACATGCTCATGTGACGACGGCTTCACTCTGGCTGATGACAAGAGAGGGTGCATAG ATCTCAACGAATGCGCAAACTATAATGGCGGCTGCTCCGACGGGTGTATCAACACTGTCGGCTCTTTCCACTGCACATGCGTAATAGGATACCACAGCGTCGGCATAGCTGGAACCGACTGTGACG CTATCAATGAATGTGACTATGATAATGGCGGTTGTATGCATACATGCACAGATAATGTTGATGGCTATATCTGCACCTGTGATAGTGGGTTTACACTATCGAGTGACAACCATGGATGTGATG ATACGAACGAGTGCGACACTGATAATGGTGGCTGCACGGACGGCTGCATAAACACGGTCGGAGGTTTCCATTGCCAGTGTCAGGTCGGCTTTAAATGGTTCAAGATTAGCGGAAGCAACTGCTCAG cggtGGACGAGTGCAGTTTCAACAATGGAGGCTGTGCTCATACCTGCACTGAGACTGAGGCTGGTTTCAGTTGCTCATGCCTGACCGGATACAACATTACAGACGATCTGAGGACTTGTAAAG ATGTTGACGAATGCGCCGTGAACAACGAGTCATGTGCAGCCGAAACCTTGTGCGTCAACACCCCTGGAGGTTTCAGCTGTATAGAAATCAGCATTGAATCTGTAGCGAAGATATTTTTCC ggTCTCTCGGGCAGAAGTCAAACGCTGAGTCCGAGTTGGTGCAAGACCTTGAGGAAAAGGTATCCGCATTATCAACAAGCCATACCACTGGCATCATCTGGATCGTCATACTGTCCCTtgcactggtcacagtgggggCAATCAGCTTCGGGAGGTGGCGAAAGGATTGCGGGAAAAAGAGCTCGAATAGTGAGACCAGTAGCAACCTGGATAACTGGGACACTTCATCCAACCCAGAAGCTCTGCAGGAGCAGGCAGAAACTTCTCTAGAAGGTGTTTTTGTAGACGCGAACTCAGCTGATCCTGACAGTACAAACTTATGA